The [Eubacterium] siraeum genome contains a region encoding:
- a CDS encoding fibronectin type III domain-containing protein — MKYRKLASGFVAAAMAVGVFATPFGEVLPVIRESVAVNAGAEVYGDFEYSVSGDTAEITKYKGSASTLVIPSEIDGKKVTGIGRMAFASCTTLTDVTIPDSVTSIGDWAFSDCDAIVNVKIPDTVTYLGEYAFRSCSSLTSVHIPKGIKTIEMRAFLSCSSLESLTIPENITSIGLGAFSLCKKLTDVTIPGNVKTVGEGAFSNCTGLLSVTISDGVTSIGKSAFASCYLLKNITIADSVTSIGDDAFYWCSNLTSVKLPKNLGKINSYTFRFCKGLTDISIPDGVTSIDRCAFMGCEALTKVIIPKSVTVIDESAFYGCKTLTDVAIPEGVTTIGEEAFCGCTALLSVKIPKSVTAIGGHAFGYNESYTKTAGFKVYCYKNSAGEKYANDNGFICEPVAVTTIDAVTGFDADKVTSGSATLKWDKVSGADGYSVELYTGGKWNEVFRTSDSSVTSCTVGSLKGNSTYSLRIRAFAGTAYSDYTRLAVKTKLAGVTGLKAQGVTATAVKLDWARNAGATGYIIEQYKGGKWTQLAVTKNNTTLTFTVKGLAECTPYSFRVKAYKNDGGKTNYSDYVTVKASTLLGAVKNAKVTSVTGSWITLEWAKNDKATGYSIEQYKGGKWTVIATTKNNATLKFTVKGLKNDTTYSFRIRAYKTAGGVTAYSDYVRIAGKTRIPNVAKFTGSAVSASAVKLDWSKNDKATGYVIEQYKGGKWTAIATTKNNTTLTFTVKGLAKGTAYSFRIKSFRKTGSTTEFSEYASVKVKTVE; from the coding sequence ATGAAATACAGAAAATTAGCAAGCGGATTTGTGGCGGCGGCAATGGCGGTCGGCGTTTTCGCTACACCGTTCGGAGAGGTGCTTCCTGTCATAAGGGAGAGCGTTGCTGTCAATGCGGGGGCAGAGGTATACGGAGATTTTGAGTACAGCGTTTCGGGCGATACAGCCGAAATAACAAAATATAAGGGCAGTGCAAGTACGTTGGTCATACCGTCTGAAATTGACGGAAAAAAGGTGACCGGTATAGGAAGAATGGCATTTGCAAGCTGTACAACGCTCACCGATGTAACCATACCGGACAGCGTGACGAGCATAGGAGATTGGGCATTTTCGGATTGTGACGCTATCGTGAACGTAAAAATACCGGACACGGTTACATATTTGGGAGAATACGCATTCAGAAGCTGTAGTTCGCTTACGAGCGTACATATACCGAAGGGTATTAAAACAATCGAAATGAGAGCGTTTCTCTCATGCAGTTCTCTCGAAAGCCTGACTATTCCGGAAAACATAACAAGCATCGGACTTGGTGCGTTCAGCTTATGTAAAAAGCTGACTGATGTCACTATACCCGGAAATGTGAAAACTGTCGGGGAAGGCGCATTCAGCAATTGTACAGGGCTTTTAAGCGTGACGATATCCGACGGTGTTACGAGCATAGGTAAGAGTGCATTTGCAAGCTGTTATTTGCTGAAGAATATAACGATAGCGGACAGCGTTACGAGCATCGGAGATGACGCATTCTATTGGTGCAGTAATCTGACAAGCGTCAAGCTGCCGAAGAATCTTGGGAAGATAAACAGTTATACTTTCAGATTCTGTAAAGGGCTTACGGATATAAGCATACCGGACGGCGTTACGAGCATAGACAGATGTGCGTTTATGGGTTGTGAAGCACTCACAAAAGTGATAATACCGAAAAGTGTGACGGTAATCGACGAGAGTGCTTTTTACGGCTGTAAAACGCTTACTGACGTAGCAATACCGGAGGGCGTTACAACCATCGGTGAAGAGGCGTTTTGTGGCTGCACGGCTCTGCTTAGCGTAAAGATACCCAAGAGCGTTACAGCCATAGGCGGTCATGCTTTCGGATATAATGAGAGTTATACGAAGACCGCCGGTTTCAAGGTATATTGCTATAAGAACAGTGCGGGCGAAAAATACGCAAATGACAACGGCTTTATCTGTGAACCGGTTGCGGTTACAACGATTGACGCTGTGACGGGTTTTGACGCAGATAAGGTTACGAGCGGTTCTGCTACGCTGAAATGGGATAAGGTTTCCGGTGCGGACGGATATTCGGTCGAACTGTACACGGGCGGAAAGTGGAACGAGGTATTCAGGACTTCCGACAGCAGTGTTACAAGCTGTACTGTAGGTTCTCTCAAGGGCAATTCGACCTACAGCCTGAGGATAAGAGCCTTTGCGGGAACGGCCTACAGCGACTACACAAGACTTGCGGTAAAGACAAAACTTGCAGGTGTTACGGGGCTTAAGGCGCAGGGCGTTACGGCTACGGCGGTAAAGCTGGACTGGGCAAGAAATGCAGGTGCTACGGGCTACATAATCGAGCAGTACAAGGGCGGTAAGTGGACGCAACTTGCGGTTACGAAAAATAACACGACATTGACATTCACGGTTAAGGGGCTTGCGGAATGCACTCCGTATTCATTCCGTGTAAAAGCGTATAAGAATGACGGCGGCAAGACAAATTACAGCGACTATGTGACTGTCAAAGCGTCAACGCTTTTAGGCGCTGTAAAGAACGCCAAGGTCACATCGGTAACAGGCTCGTGGATAACTCTTGAGTGGGCTAAGAATGACAAGGCTACAGGCTATTCTATCGAGCAGTACAAGGGCGGTAAGTGGACGGTAATCGCTACCACGAAAAACAACGCAACGCTTAAGTTTACTGTTAAGGGACTTAAGAATGATACCACCTATTCGTTCAGAATAAGGGCGTATAAGACTGCCGGCGGTGTTACAGCTTACAGCGATTATGTGAGAATCGCAGGCAAGACGAGGATACCGAATGTGGCAAAGTTCACAGGTTCTGCGGTTTCTGCAAGTGCGGTAAAGCTTGACTGGAGCAAGAATGACAAGGCTACGGGCTACGTTATCGAGCAGTACAAGGGTGGAAAGTGGACGGCAATTGCTACCACAAAGAACAACACCACGCTTACGTTTACTGTCAAGGGACTTGCAAAGGGTACTGCTTATTCTTTCAGAATAAAATCGTTCAGAAAGACGGGAAGTACGACCGAGTTCAGTGAGTATGCAAGCGTTAAGGTTAAAACGGTTGAGTAA
- a CDS encoding fibronectin type III domain-containing protein, which translates to MIRSCSVCGAEETKTIDALGHDYSEQWTVDEEADCVNDGSKSRHCSRCDAKTDVTVIEAKGHTEVVDKAVAATCTADGYTEGKHCSVCNAVIKAQEKIAATGHKYVETVVEPSYSNRGYTLYECSVCGYSYKDNYEEQLIVPAVTGFASGSQTKSSAVLGWDKVSCADGYAVELYTGGKWNEMFRTSDSSVTSCTVGSLKADSIYTLRIRAFKDTDDGTVYSDYTRLAVKTKLAGVTGLKAQGVTATAVKLDWARNAGATGYIIEQYKGGKWTQIAVTKNNYTLTFTVKGLAECTPYSFRIKAYKNDGGKTNYSDYVTVKASTLLGTVKNAKVTSTTGTWITLGWDRNTGAAGYVLEQYKGGKWTVIATTKNNTTLKFTVKGLRNDTTYSFRIKAYKTVGDTTTYGSYVRIVGTTDMPNVAKFTGSAVSASEVKLSWSKNDKATGYVIEQYKGGKWTEIKAVDNDVTEITIEGLAKGTAYTFRIKSVKTVDGADKSSEYASVKVKTVE; encoded by the coding sequence ATGATACGCAGCTGCTCGGTATGCGGAGCGGAGGAAACCAAGACGATTGATGCACTCGGACATGATTATTCTGAACAGTGGACGGTCGATGAAGAAGCCGACTGCGTTAATGACGGCTCGAAGTCAAGGCATTGCTCAAGATGCGACGCAAAGACAGATGTTACTGTAATTGAGGCAAAGGGTCATACGGAGGTTGTCGACAAGGCGGTAGCGGCAACGTGTACTGCGGACGGATATACCGAGGGCAAGCATTGCTCGGTTTGTAATGCGGTTATCAAGGCTCAGGAAAAAATAGCGGCTACTGGGCATAAATATGTTGAAACCGTGGTTGAACCAAGCTACAGCAACAGAGGGTATACATTGTACGAATGTTCGGTGTGCGGTTACAGCTATAAGGATAATTATGAGGAACAGCTTATAGTTCCTGCGGTTACGGGTTTTGCTTCCGGCTCGCAGACAAAATCATCGGCGGTACTCGGCTGGGATAAGGTTTCCTGTGCGGACGGATATGCGGTCGAACTGTACACGGGCGGAAAGTGGAACGAGATGTTCAGGACTTCCGACAGCAGTGTTACAAGCTGTACTGTAGGTTCTCTCAAGGCGGATTCAATCTATACGCTCAGGATAAGGGCATTCAAAGATACCGATGACGGCACTGTCTATAGCGACTACACAAGGCTTGCGGTAAAGACAAAACTTGCAGGTGTTACGGGGCTTAAGGCACAGGGCGTTACGGCTACGGCGGTAAAGCTGGACTGGGCAAGAAATGCAGGTGCTACGGGCTACATAATCGAGCAGTACAAGGGCGGTAAGTGGACGCAGATTGCAGTTACCAAAAACAATTACACTCTCACCTTTACTGTCAAGGGGCTTGCAGAATGCACGCCGTATTCATTCCGTATAAAAGCGTATAAGAATGACGGCGGCAAGACAAATTACAGCGACTATGTGACTGTCAAAGCGTCAACGCTTTTAGGTACGGTAAAGAACGCCAAGGTCACATCGACCACGGGTACATGGATTACGCTCGGCTGGGACAGAAATACCGGTGCTGCGGGTTATGTCCTTGAACAGTATAAGGGCGGTAAGTGGACGGTAATCGCTACCACGAAGAATAATACCACGCTTAAGTTCACGGTAAAAGGGCTGAGAAACGATACCACATATTCATTCAGAATAAAAGCGTATAAAACGGTCGGAGATACAACAACTTACGGAAGTTATGTAAGAATAGTAGGAACAACTGATATGCCGAATGTTGCAAAGTTTACTGGTTCTGCGGTTTCTGCAAGTGAGGTAAAGCTCAGCTGGAGCAAGAATGACAAGGCTACAGGCTACGTTATCGAGCAGTACAAGGGTGGAAAGTGGACTGAAATCAAGGCTGTGGATAATGATGTTACCGAAATCACGATTGAGGGGCTTGCAAAGGGTACGGCATATACGTTCCGCATCAAATCTGTCAAAACGGTTGACGGTGCGGACAAGAGCAGTGAGTATGCAAGCGTTAAGGTTAAAACGGTTGAGTAA